One stretch of Niallia sp. XMNu-256 DNA includes these proteins:
- a CDS encoding HTH domain-containing protein: MKKVERINTIMRYINNRSYFTISEIMREFNISRSTAIRDIREIEAMGMPLEAEVGRDGGYSVMNNSVLPSINFTDNEVKALFIAFMASRNQQLPYLKSRQSLAEKLLGLIPEYQQETLVLLNQILLFEGTNPNNPDLLDLSDLPHPMLEELIQLILMDRHLLITIKVGEVIKSYPVYLLHLYREKSLWQIEGFDLKEEKKRTFPVDQLTNVKPYPTKKRVNNKKDLEKLSKQEEVNNLVIELGPKAIAQFRKYHPFKYSISYTNPYQATAILKTFININMPEELTDITNWLLFLGDDIKFREVPEEVLESLRKRVCLYGQ; this comes from the coding sequence ATGAAAAAAGTTGAACGGATTAATACCATCATGCGGTATATCAACAATCGCTCCTACTTTACCATTTCTGAAATTATGCGGGAATTTAACATCTCTCGTTCGACTGCTATTAGAGATATTAGAGAAATTGAAGCGATGGGGATGCCTCTTGAAGCTGAAGTTGGAAGAGATGGCGGGTATTCTGTCATGAACAACTCTGTCCTGCCTTCTATTAACTTTACCGATAATGAGGTTAAAGCACTTTTTATTGCCTTTATGGCCTCAAGAAATCAACAACTTCCCTATTTAAAAAGTCGACAGTCTTTAGCTGAAAAATTACTAGGCCTCATCCCAGAATACCAACAAGAGACTCTAGTGTTATTAAATCAAATCTTGCTTTTCGAAGGGACGAATCCCAATAATCCTGATTTACTTGATCTGTCAGACCTCCCTCATCCTATGTTAGAAGAGCTCATCCAACTCATTCTTATGGATCGCCATTTATTGATTACCATCAAAGTAGGTGAGGTTATAAAGTCTTATCCCGTTTATCTCTTGCATCTTTACCGCGAAAAAAGCCTATGGCAAATTGAAGGATTTGACTTAAAGGAAGAAAAAAAGAGGACTTTTCCTGTCGACCAGCTCACCAATGTAAAACCATACCCTACGAAAAAAAGAGTAAATAATAAAAAGGATTTAGAAAAACTAAGTAAGCAGGAAGAAGTAAACAATCTTGTCATCGAATTAGGTCCAAAAGCAATTGCCCAGTTTAGAAAATACCATCCTTTTAAATATTCAATTTCGTATACAAATCCTTACCAAGCCACAGCTATCTTAAAGACTTTTATCAATATTAATATGCCCGAAGAATTGACGGATATAACCAATTGGCTTCTTTTCCTAGGTGACGATATCAAGTTTAGGGAAGTGCCAGAAGAAGTCTTAGAAAGTTTACGAAAGAGAGTTTGCTTATACGGCCAATAA
- a CDS encoding FAD-dependent oxidoreductase: MSFFQDTLSIFKKRDLLFLQSYKESEGVYSFLFKKEEDLTWKAGQHGLFSITHKKIKNPTKPFTLVSAPTENVVRLTMAIGENPSDFKKAMLELKQGMKIRMAGPVGSFYLKDNNPSLFIAGGIGITPFRSILKQVEAEGNGVEKQIQLHYIDSKKLYLFKEELDEIANKTSISVTYLDSRENLHHEINKFATLNKNNGNYFIAGSRSMVGSISTYLQKNNVSKRNIKKDAFYGY, from the coding sequence ATGAGTTTTTTTCAAGATACATTATCTATATTTAAAAAAAGAGATTTATTATTTTTACAAAGCTATAAAGAGTCAGAAGGTGTTTATTCCTTCCTATTTAAAAAAGAAGAAGATTTAACTTGGAAAGCAGGACAACATGGGTTGTTTAGCATTACTCATAAGAAAATAAAAAATCCTACAAAACCATTTACTCTTGTCTCTGCTCCCACTGAGAATGTTGTGAGACTAACAATGGCTATTGGTGAGAATCCAAGCGATTTTAAGAAGGCGATGTTGGAATTAAAACAGGGCATGAAAATTAGAATGGCCGGGCCAGTAGGGAGTTTTTATTTGAAAGATAACAATCCTTCCCTTTTCATAGCTGGTGGAATTGGAATCACACCATTTCGTTCCATATTAAAACAAGTAGAGGCAGAGGGGAATGGAGTCGAAAAACAAATCCAACTTCACTATATAGATAGCAAAAAGTTATATCTATTTAAAGAAGAACTGGACGAAATTGCTAACAAAACTTCAATAAGTGTAACTTACCTTGATTCAAGGGAAAACTTACATCATGAAATAAATAAGTTTGCCACCTTGAATAAGAATAATGGTAACTATTTTATTGCAGGATCGAGGTCAATGGTAGGTTCTATTTCTACTTATCTACAAAAAAATAACGTTTCAAAACGAAATATTAAAAAAGATGCCTTTTATGGGTATTAG
- a CDS encoding SgcJ/EcaC family oxidoreductase, producing MNDSFQDEIQILYQKLIDAWNKRDAHGMASLFAEQGVQIGFDGSKVKGREEILSHLAPIFEDHPTPPFVTKVKDIRLLGTDAAILHAIAGMIPPGKTDIEPAINAHQTLVAVKKDHEWQIELFQNTPAQFHGRPELVEEMTEELRQLINN from the coding sequence ATGAATGATTCATTTCAAGATGAAATACAAATTTTATATCAAAAACTAATAGATGCGTGGAACAAACGCGATGCTCACGGAATGGCTTCCCTCTTCGCAGAACAGGGAGTCCAAATTGGTTTTGATGGAAGTAAGGTAAAAGGACGAGAGGAGATCTTATCGCACCTGGCACCGATATTTGAAGACCATCCGACGCCTCCTTTTGTGACTAAAGTTAAAGATATCCGGCTTTTAGGAACGGATGCTGCAATCTTACACGCAATTGCAGGGATGATTCCACCTGGAAAAACAGATATTGAGCCAGCGATAAATGCCCATCAAACGCTAGTTGCAGTGAAGAAAGATCATGAATGGCAAATTGAGCTTTTTCAAAATACTCCGGCTCAGTTTCATGGCAGACCAGAGTTAGTTGAGGAAATGACAGAAGAGTTAAGGCAATTAATTAATAACTGA
- a CDS encoding GyrI-like domain-containing protein → MATYTLEEKDSFTVLGIGTELKSDYTDYAGIHKEKADFWQAINQDGTLEKLKAVATNDYIFIVNEAVNNKMMHYAGVMTEESLPEATRMIEFPKGEYIVVKGEANTDEELSNKLTGIAFGEVLMEVTEVSYVGGPNAAVLMGQQDGLVYGEMWIPVVRN, encoded by the coding sequence GTGGCAACTTATACGTTAGAAGAAAAGGACAGCTTTACTGTTTTAGGGATTGGAACGGAGCTAAAGAGTGATTACACAGACTATGCTGGGATTCATAAGGAAAAAGCAGACTTTTGGCAAGCTATTAATCAAGATGGAACGCTTGAGAAGTTAAAAGCTGTCGCAACAAATGACTATATTTTTATCGTAAACGAAGCAGTAAATAACAAGATGATGCATTACGCGGGTGTAATGACGGAGGAGTCCTTGCCAGAAGCAACTAGAATGATCGAATTTCCTAAAGGGGAATACATCGTTGTTAAAGGGGAAGCCAATACAGATGAAGAGTTGAGTAACAAGCTTACTGGTATTGCCTTTGGTGAAGTCTTGATGGAAGTAACGGAGGTATCCTATGTTGGTGGTCCAAATGCAGCGGTTTTGATGGGACAGCAAGACGGCTTAGTATACGGTGAAATGTGGATCCCTGTTGTTAGAAATTAA
- a CDS encoding beta-propeller fold lactonase family protein, which yields MQLTSNYVHTSMVYIMTNMEAMNTVIAFNRDMNGMLTFVGSYPTYGKGTGAKEVSTATPNDGIDPLMSEGSLTLSPDGRFLFAVNTGSNSISSFIVSDRGKLILVDVKPSGGTQPNSIGVFGNLLYVSNVGDPANQFTSNISGFRIEDSGHLTHIPGSIHSLSTINAQPVQILFTRDGSKMVVPELTTNHLSVFHVNKNGTLNGPIINESNGMTPFGSSILSSGVLLVSEAGSNALSSYSLSDNGIINVISGSIPTGQKATCWVTTSRNEQFAYAINTLSGTITIYRIDRNGALTVVGHTTSTPAGTATGLPMNVGVSKDGRNLYTLNGNQGTVSVFNINDDGSLVRIQVAKWTEFPYFGSQGLAIL from the coding sequence ATGCAGTTGACCAGCAACTATGTTCATACGAGTATGGTTTACATTATGACTAATATGGAAGCAATGAATACAGTCATTGCCTTTAATAGGGATATGAATGGAATGCTTACTTTTGTCGGGTCATACCCAACATATGGAAAAGGTACCGGTGCAAAGGAGGTCTCAACTGCAACACCAAACGATGGTATCGATCCCCTTATGTCAGAAGGCTCACTAACTTTGTCCCCCGATGGCCGTTTCCTATTTGCCGTTAATACAGGCAGTAATAGTATAAGTAGTTTCATTGTTTCTGACAGAGGAAAACTTATTCTCGTGGATGTGAAGCCATCGGGAGGCACTCAGCCCAATAGCATAGGTGTGTTCGGTAATCTTCTCTATGTTTCCAATGTGGGAGATCCCGCTAATCAATTTACATCTAATATTTCGGGTTTTCGAATAGAGGATAGTGGGCACCTTACTCATATCCCAGGATCTATTCATTCTCTAAGTACCATTAATGCTCAGCCTGTGCAAATTCTCTTCACTCGGGATGGCAGTAAAATGGTTGTACCCGAGCTTACTACAAACCATCTCAGTGTATTCCATGTTAATAAAAATGGTACTCTTAATGGACCAATTATTAATGAATCTAATGGTATGACACCGTTTGGCTCTTCTATCCTTTCCTCAGGAGTGCTTTTGGTTTCGGAGGCAGGTTCTAATGCACTATCATCATATTCGTTAAGTGACAACGGGATAATTAATGTAATCAGTGGCTCTATACCGACCGGCCAAAAAGCGACCTGCTGGGTTACTACATCGAGGAACGAGCAATTTGCTTACGCTATCAACACCTTAAGCGGCACAATAACGATCTATCGGATTGATCGTAACGGTGCACTAACAGTTGTCGGGCATACTACTAGTACACCGGCAGGGACAGCAACTGGCTTGCCAATGAATGTTGGAGTGAGTAAGGATGGCCGAAATCTTTACACTTTAAACGGGAATCAGGGTACAGTATCAGTATTTAATATCAATGATGATGGTAGTCTAGTAAGAATACAAGTTGCTAAATGGACTGAATTTCCTTATTTTGGATCGCAAGGTTTAGCTATTCTTTGA
- a CDS encoding SRPBCC domain-containing protein has product MTKTSITTLNMKREFDVPAEKVFDAWTNVEMIKKWMFTMEHTNKVAKSEPRVGGTWEIVDHRDGKDYRAIGEYKVVEPPTKLVFTFQMPQFSDLEDDITVEIQPLESGCEMSFTQEITVIHEEGWAEEDIEKAHEEWKKETEQGWHYMFLGLKQLVETGKIIYPSF; this is encoded by the coding sequence ATGACAAAAACATCAATAACAACCCTTAATATGAAACGCGAATTTGATGTTCCAGCAGAAAAAGTGTTTGACGCGTGGACGAACGTAGAAATGATTAAAAAATGGATGTTCACCATGGAACACACAAATAAAGTGGCGAAGAGTGAACCTCGTGTTGGCGGAACCTGGGAAATTGTGGATCACCGAGATGGGAAAGATTATCGAGCAATTGGAGAATACAAAGTGGTTGAACCACCAACGAAACTTGTTTTCACATTCCAAATGCCACAATTTAGTGATTTAGAAGACGACATTACAGTGGAGATCCAACCGCTTGAATCAGGCTGTGAAATGAGCTTCACGCAAGAAATTACCGTGATCCATGAAGAAGGCTGGGCCGAAGAAGATATTGAAAAAGCACATGAAGAATGGAAAAAAGAAACCGAACAAGGTTGGCATTATATGTTTTTAGGATTGAAGCAATTAGTAGAAACAGGAAAAATAATCTATCCATCATTTTAA